A portion of the Corynebacterium ammoniagenes DSM 20306 genome contains these proteins:
- a CDS encoding IclR family transcriptional regulator, whose protein sequence is MGDYSAVSGIKVLDRAVAIMMAAANKPSTLNDLCETTGLPRATAHRLATALEAHRLVARTPEGKWTIGSAFPGNRNDLLSSAKPIMDQLMEDTGESIQLYQWTETARTCVATAEPAQGLHNVVPVGSQLPLTSGSAARVIAAFAEITIEGATFSQADVDAAKEAGYSESVEEREAGLASVSAPILDANGQLVAVLSISGSVDRYKPSPAEKFGAQLLDAASQLSAAL, encoded by the coding sequence ATGGGAGATTATAGCGCAGTTTCTGGCATTAAGGTACTCGATCGCGCAGTTGCGATTATGATGGCCGCCGCCAATAAACCATCAACGCTCAATGATTTGTGCGAAACCACCGGCCTGCCACGAGCCACCGCACACCGTCTGGCCACGGCTTTAGAAGCCCACCGACTGGTTGCACGCACCCCCGAAGGCAAGTGGACTATCGGCTCCGCCTTCCCCGGCAACCGCAATGACTTACTATCCAGCGCCAAGCCGATTATGGACCAATTGATGGAAGATACCGGCGAATCCATTCAATTATACCAGTGGACGGAGACTGCACGAACCTGTGTTGCCACCGCGGAGCCTGCCCAAGGACTACACAACGTGGTACCAGTGGGCAGCCAACTACCGCTGACCTCCGGTTCCGCCGCGCGCGTTATCGCCGCCTTCGCCGAAATCACTATTGAGGGCGCCACCTTTAGCCAAGCTGATGTCGATGCCGCCAAAGAAGCCGGCTATTCCGAATCCGTCGAAGAACGCGAAGCCGGCCTTGCTTCCGTCTCCGCCCCTATCCTCGATGCCAACGGCCAACTCGTCGCCGTGTTATCCATCTCCGGCTCTGTCGACCGCTACAAGCCCTCTCCCGCAGAAAAGTTTGGCGCACAGCTTCTCGATGCCGCCAGCCAGCTCAGCGCAGCGCTCTAA
- a CDS encoding GntP family permease: MVAVHTLIAIVAVVLLIIRFKVDPVISLVLGSLYLGIATGVGLGGTIEAITTGFGEIMIEVGLLIGFGVLIGALMQSTGAFTRLVRLLVNTVGAERLPYSMAALLSLVMPSIYVDVQVVLAAPVARSAAPSIGKHGLPLMASALGTGIFSGYVFVIPGLAALSVTGLMGISLGKWLFFGLVLGPATALVTTFIMRLVLRTNYWKPDSDENAAAQEEFAEARAVAAEASSGSAGTGSTGSTGSAGGSAGASGPGSDDEGSKADQLPLVVLFLPILVPLVLIALGAFADLFEFSNSIIAFLGDANIALFIGLLGAYILTRMTTGNEATSETMQSGFGTTGEILLITGVGGSLGAVIGASGLDSVLENLFTANENMPTVAIVVLAWFVAALLHLAIGSVSVAAIAAAGIIAPVLGVVAVNPIVMGLAIASGAMFALQVNSNFFWMFKSLLGLTTKGALKTMTVSTAISSLVSLPVVIILAMVMPV; encoded by the coding sequence GTGGTCGCCGTGCATACACTTATCGCGATCGTTGCGGTCGTACTGCTCATTATTCGCTTCAAAGTCGACCCAGTTATCAGCCTTGTTCTAGGTTCGCTGTACTTAGGCATTGCAACAGGCGTGGGCTTAGGCGGAACCATCGAAGCCATCACCACCGGCTTTGGTGAAATCATGATTGAAGTCGGTCTGTTGATCGGCTTTGGCGTGCTCATCGGAGCCCTGATGCAATCAACAGGGGCATTTACCAGACTTGTGCGCTTGCTAGTCAATACTGTTGGCGCGGAACGATTGCCGTATTCGATGGCGGCGCTGTTATCACTGGTGATGCCGTCTATTTATGTCGATGTCCAGGTAGTGCTAGCCGCACCCGTGGCACGGTCGGCAGCGCCAAGCATCGGCAAACACGGATTGCCTTTAATGGCCTCTGCTTTGGGCACGGGAATTTTCTCCGGTTATGTCTTCGTCATTCCAGGCCTTGCGGCGCTATCGGTCACCGGGCTGATGGGAATTTCCTTAGGAAAGTGGCTGTTCTTTGGCCTGGTTCTAGGCCCTGCAACGGCGCTGGTGACGACATTTATTATGCGCCTGGTACTGCGCACCAATTACTGGAAGCCGGACAGTGATGAAAATGCTGCGGCGCAAGAAGAATTTGCCGAAGCGCGTGCCGTCGCAGCCGAGGCTAGTAGTGGATCGGCGGGGACTGGTTCTACCGGCTCTACCGGTTCTGCAGGTGGATCCGCAGGAGCTTCCGGGCCCGGTTCTGACGATGAGGGCTCGAAGGCAGACCAGCTTCCACTGGTGGTGTTGTTCCTGCCCATCTTGGTGCCGTTGGTACTGATTGCTTTGGGTGCTTTCGCAGACCTTTTTGAATTCTCGAATTCTATTATTGCTTTCCTTGGTGACGCCAATATTGCCTTGTTTATCGGCCTATTGGGTGCTTATATCCTCACCCGCATGACCACGGGTAATGAGGCTACAAGTGAGACCATGCAATCAGGTTTTGGTACCACGGGTGAGATTTTGCTGATTACCGGTGTGGGTGGCTCACTCGGTGCGGTCATCGGTGCCTCGGGACTGGATTCGGTCTTGGAAAACCTCTTTACCGCCAATGAGAATATGCCAACTGTAGCTATCGTCGTCCTGGCGTGGTTTGTCGCGGCCTTGTTGCACCTGGCGATTGGCTCGGTTTCTGTGGCTGCCATTGCCGCCGCCGGTATTATCGCGCCGGTGTTGGGCGTGGTGGCTGTCAACCCGATTGTCATGGGTCTGGCGATTGCCTCCGGTGCGATGTTTGCATTGCAGGTCAACAGTAACTTCTTCTGGATGTTTAAGTCCTTGTTGGGATTGACCACCAAGGGCGCACTGAAGACTATGACGGTATCGACGGCGATTTCTTCGCTGGTATCTCTACCGGTGGTCATCATCTTGGCGATGGTGATGCCTGTCTAA
- a CDS encoding HD domain-containing protein: protein MSNRLLRAINKAAWAHDGQLRKGTDIPYISHVYAVMHLVSQQPGVDEDTQIAALFHDILEDASGRYSAVAMEEEFGPEVVQLVKYVTKDDGLSSWRERADAYVAQLDDAPAAALIIAACDKVHNLSSILTDYDEVGDALWQRFNSGKESQRWWYWAVYETVQRRLRELEVEDLPVLDDYRDLLARFDAIGDA, encoded by the coding sequence ATGAGCAATAGACTTCTTCGTGCCATTAATAAAGCTGCCTGGGCACATGATGGACAGTTGCGTAAAGGCACCGATATTCCGTATATCTCCCACGTATATGCAGTCATGCACCTGGTGAGCCAACAACCCGGGGTGGATGAAGACACCCAGATCGCCGCGCTATTTCACGACATCTTAGAAGATGCCTCCGGGCGCTATTCCGCAGTCGCCATGGAAGAAGAGTTTGGACCCGAAGTTGTCCAGTTGGTGAAGTACGTGACCAAAGATGATGGGCTATCTTCCTGGCGAGAGCGTGCAGATGCTTATGTAGCACAGCTTGACGATGCCCCAGCGGCAGCGTTAATCATCGCTGCCTGCGACAAGGTCCATAACTTAAGCTCCATCCTCACCGACTATGACGAGGTGGGCGATGCGCTGTGGCAGCGGTTTAACTCCGGCAAAGAATCGCAGCGCTGGTGGTACTGGGCAGTCTATGAAACAGTGCAGCGCCGCTTGCGTGAGCTCGAGGTAGAAGACCTGCCAGTATTGGATGACTACCGCGATTTATTAGCCCGCTTTGATGCTATCGGGGATGCCTAA
- a CDS encoding winged helix DNA-binding domain-containing protein: MVNKPLARARLINQGVAAPLQIAADTGSPAHAQEIAAYFGASQGQDFPGAIAALAYRLGTATAVDAVRQAFEQGLLVRGYPMRGTVFVTAAEDLAWITELCSGGPARSAQTNRPRLGLDDAHIDQAAQVLHDIAVDDGTTRTELFACFEQDGIPMGPGCGYHLLKALLHNGTVAYGPIVGESARMENRVMIAKQWLPHGSDLEGKFNGDKHAATVELLRRYLDSHGPATLRDAAWWSKLPLGKLRQAFAEIAEEYVSWNEVSGAPGSAAAVPGEELWVREDALPVIAEYDKAANKPRLLAAFDEIILGYQDRMYIVPEAHHADLVPGNNGVFRQAVIAGGEVIGFWKRQGPAAKRKLVIEEFKPFSATREKRVQARFNAYPFATA; encoded by the coding sequence ATGGTTAATAAACCCCTGGCACGAGCACGACTGATCAACCAAGGTGTCGCAGCGCCGTTACAGATCGCCGCGGATACCGGTAGTCCTGCCCATGCCCAGGAGATTGCGGCGTACTTCGGCGCGAGCCAGGGGCAAGACTTCCCAGGGGCTATCGCCGCGCTGGCGTATCGCCTGGGTACTGCCACAGCTGTCGATGCCGTGCGCCAAGCTTTTGAGCAAGGTTTGCTGGTACGCGGTTACCCGATGCGTGGCACGGTTTTTGTCACCGCGGCAGAAGACTTGGCGTGGATTACTGAGTTGTGCTCCGGCGGGCCGGCGCGTTCCGCGCAGACCAATCGTCCGCGGTTAGGGCTGGACGATGCTCATATCGATCAGGCAGCGCAGGTACTGCACGATATTGCCGTCGATGATGGCACTACCCGCACCGAGTTGTTTGCCTGTTTTGAACAAGACGGCATCCCCATGGGGCCAGGGTGCGGCTATCATCTGCTCAAAGCGCTGCTACATAATGGCACCGTGGCCTATGGTCCCATCGTCGGTGAATCCGCACGGATGGAAAACCGCGTCATGATTGCCAAACAGTGGTTACCACACGGAAGTGATCTCGAGGGCAAATTCAACGGCGATAAACATGCGGCCACAGTAGAGCTACTGCGGCGCTACCTGGATAGCCATGGACCCGCAACGCTTCGCGATGCTGCCTGGTGGTCCAAACTTCCGCTGGGCAAATTGCGGCAAGCATTTGCCGAAATCGCCGAGGAATATGTGTCCTGGAACGAGGTCTCTGGCGCGCCGGGCAGCGCTGCTGCAGTACCGGGGGAAGAGCTCTGGGTGCGCGAGGATGCGCTGCCGGTCATCGCTGAGTATGACAAGGCGGCGAATAAGCCGCGGTTGCTTGCGGCATTTGATGAAATCATCTTGGGCTATCAAGACCGCATGTACATCGTGCCCGAGGCACACCATGCGGATTTGGTTCCCGGCAATAATGGCGTCTTTCGCCAGGCAGTGATCGCCGGTGGGGAAGTCATTGGCTTTTGGAAGCGTCAAGGACCGGCGGCGAAGCGAAAACTTGTCATCGAAGAATTCAAGCCTTTTAGCGCCACGCGCGAAAAGCGGGTGCAGGCACGGTTTAATGCCTACCCGTTCGCGACGGCTTAG
- a CDS encoding cupin domain-containing protein, giving the protein MTNPTDKQLPQLVGDVAEVLAAPSDASGSIWKLEPHTRGLDCNIIAIAPGEEIGRHEGPELDVVIVVLEGAGELETEGETIALQQGSMVWLPKLSVRRFVAGDQGLRYFSVHTRKRGLQIGRPPVRD; this is encoded by the coding sequence ATGACTAACCCCACTGACAAGCAGCTTCCACAACTAGTCGGCGATGTCGCCGAGGTACTCGCTGCACCGAGCGATGCTTCCGGTTCGATTTGGAAATTAGAGCCACATACCCGCGGATTGGACTGCAATATCATTGCTATTGCTCCGGGCGAGGAAATCGGCCGGCACGAAGGTCCAGAACTTGATGTGGTCATCGTGGTTCTCGAGGGGGCAGGCGAGTTGGAAACTGAAGGGGAGACCATTGCCTTGCAGCAAGGCTCAATGGTGTGGTTGCCCAAGCTTTCGGTGCGCCGCTTTGTCGCAGGCGATCAAGGACTGCGATATTTTAGCGTGCACACTCGCAAGCGCGGCTTGCAGATTGGTCGCCCGCCAGTCCGCGACTAG
- a CDS encoding HdeD family acid-resistance protein: protein MLDFVKRSGTMIIISGVISIIFGLLATFSPISTIFALVVLWGIYAIADGVMALVTAFQPSGQRAKGWLIALGIIGILAGLFVIFQPFASTVAFVWILAIWLVLRGIVSLISAFGPVTKGSRWLIGITGALFVIAGIVFLFNPGSAALGFTVFLGIFALAWGIFQVVFGIRVHKEAKQG from the coding sequence ATGCTTGATTTTGTTAAACGCTCCGGGACCATGATTATCATCTCGGGCGTCATCTCTATTATTTTTGGCCTCCTGGCCACATTTTCGCCCATCTCGACCATCTTCGCGCTCGTTGTGCTGTGGGGTATCTACGCCATAGCCGATGGCGTCATGGCACTTGTCACCGCCTTCCAACCATCCGGGCAACGCGCCAAAGGTTGGCTTATCGCACTGGGCATAATCGGCATCCTCGCCGGACTATTCGTCATCTTCCAGCCTTTCGCCAGCACCGTCGCCTTCGTCTGGATCCTGGCTATCTGGTTGGTTCTACGCGGTATTGTTTCACTGATCTCCGCCTTTGGCCCTGTTACCAAGGGCTCACGCTGGTTAATCGGTATTACCGGCGCACTCTTTGTCATCGCCGGCATCGTCTTCCTCTTTAACCCCGGCTCCGCGGCTCTTGGCTTTACCGTATTCCTCGGTATTTTCGCCTTGGCCTGGGGTATTTTCCAAGTCGTCTTCGGCATCCGCGTACACAAGGAAGCCAAGCAGGGATAA
- a CDS encoding cation diffusion facilitator family transporter: MITHAKEQKIIERFLLLSIAAAIATIALKGAAAYLTGSVGFLSDALESVVNLVAAIVALIATRIAAKPADANHNFGHGKSEYVSALVEGAMIFVAAGMIIYTAVERLFNPAPLDEVGIGLGLSLLATLLNLGVGLALVKAGKKYRSAALNADGHHLLTDVYTTIGVILGIAAVALTGWVWLDPVIALLVGINILWTGYSLLKSSLSNLISEALPSEDVDILTQVFAEFESQHNVTIDEPKTVASGRNRLIYCIMTVPGDWSVDYAHQLADDLEAAILKALPNSQSMIHTEPRRLSNDLQHRIPN; the protein is encoded by the coding sequence ATGATTACCCATGCAAAAGAGCAGAAGATCATCGAACGCTTCTTGCTCTTATCCATCGCTGCCGCCATTGCCACCATCGCGTTAAAAGGTGCCGCGGCCTATCTCACCGGTTCCGTCGGCTTTTTATCCGACGCCCTGGAATCCGTCGTCAACCTTGTTGCCGCCATCGTCGCGCTCATTGCCACTCGCATTGCTGCCAAGCCTGCCGATGCCAACCACAACTTCGGCCACGGCAAATCCGAATACGTCTCTGCGCTTGTCGAAGGCGCCATGATTTTCGTCGCCGCCGGCATGATCATCTACACCGCGGTCGAACGCCTTTTCAATCCCGCTCCCCTGGACGAAGTCGGCATTGGCCTCGGCCTATCCCTCCTGGCCACGCTACTCAACCTCGGCGTCGGGCTTGCTCTTGTTAAAGCCGGCAAAAAGTACCGTTCCGCAGCACTCAACGCCGATGGGCACCATTTGCTTACCGATGTCTACACCACCATCGGAGTCATCCTCGGCATTGCCGCCGTCGCGCTCACCGGTTGGGTATGGCTGGACCCGGTCATTGCACTTCTCGTTGGCATCAACATTTTGTGGACTGGCTACTCCCTGCTCAAATCCTCATTAAGCAACCTGATCAGCGAAGCCCTACCCTCCGAAGACGTCGATATCCTCACGCAAGTATTCGCCGAGTTTGAATCCCAGCACAACGTCACCATTGATGAGCCTAAAACCGTCGCGTCTGGTCGCAACCGCCTCATTTACTGCATCATGACCGTCCCCGGCGACTGGTCCGTCGACTACGCACACCAGCTTGCCGATGACCTCGAAGCCGCCATCCTTAAAGCGCTACCCAATTCGCAGTCGATGATTCATACCGAGCCCCGCAGACTGAGCAACGATTTACAGCATCGAATCCCCAATTAG
- a CDS encoding META domain-containing protein has translation MNSLDAFEGFWGSEKPGQPNLVLAADDAFSGTVAGTDGCNRLAGRWRLDGGVVRFTQMASTMMYCEGVDTWLSQAASAEVRGKTMYVFDRGGSSIGTLACRS, from the coding sequence ATGAATAGCCTGGACGCTTTTGAAGGTTTCTGGGGAAGCGAAAAACCCGGCCAACCGAACCTTGTGCTCGCCGCTGATGATGCGTTCAGCGGAACTGTCGCCGGCACTGACGGCTGCAATCGGTTGGCTGGGCGGTGGCGGTTGGACGGTGGCGTGGTGCGTTTTACTCAGATGGCGTCGACGATGATGTACTGCGAAGGTGTGGATACCTGGCTCAGCCAGGCGGCATCCGCAGAGGTGCGCGGGAAGACAATGTATGTCTTTGATCGCGGGGGAAGCTCTATTGGCACGTTGGCCTGCAGAAGCTAA
- a CDS encoding helix-turn-helix domain-containing protein, translating to MQLRPQGLTLNKVRAKCIRAICKDIESRGWDQSSAASHLGLTRSRVAELLNAKIRQFSLDALINIGAKLGIHAEVTQTSENAVSA from the coding sequence ATGCAGCTCAGACCCCAAGGTTTGACGTTGAATAAGGTGCGAGCGAAGTGCATCCGTGCAATCTGCAAGGACATCGAAAGTCGGGGTTGGGATCAATCAAGCGCTGCGTCCCACCTAGGGCTTACTCGGTCTCGTGTGGCTGAGCTGCTGAACGCGAAGATCCGCCAGTTCAGTCTCGATGCGCTGATAAACATCGGTGCCAAGTTGGGTATCCATGCCGAAGTAACGCAGACCTCTGAGAACGCGGTCAGTGCTTAA